The Diabrotica undecimpunctata isolate CICGRU unplaced genomic scaffold, icDiaUnde3 ctg00000748.1, whole genome shotgun sequence DNA window TGTATTTCTTGAAGTTTTAAAATCCATGGCATATTTACTGtcaaatttatataaaaacagaAATGTATCGATGCGAGTAGGTCATAATATCATAGGAACAATGATTATATCAAGACATTCCACAGGAAGCTGTGTTAAGTCGACTACTTTTTAATCTGTACATATATAATTTGCACATATGGCACAATTTATGGTCTTCCAACATTACTTGTTTACAATATGCTGATAATATTGTCATCTATTTACAGAAGAAAAGAACATTGAATGTATTACTGAACTAAAACATATAACGTACAACTTTGATAGCTGGATTTTGTTAAATGACTTCACTTCACTTacagacgcgctatctcagagtttttcgGAATTCAAATACCTTGGTGTAATACTTGACAGAAAACTGCTTTGGACTCAACTTATTAACTACACAAGTAGTCGCTGCGTAAAAGGTATTAATTTACTTAAAATACCCTGTAAGAGAtggtggggtgcagatcaaaatattGCATCTAatctatatatataaaagaaagtcgTGTTAGTTACACCACTTATAACTCAAGAACGGCAGAACAGATTTGGCTGAAAATTGGTAGGGAGGTAGCTTAGAGCCAGGAGATGGACATAGGATACTTTTTATCCCGTTCGACAGCGTTCCCGTGTGACTTGACATGAAACGTCAGTCACTATAAAACGTGGTATAACAAAAAAGAATCAGACTTGGAATAACAAAACGCAAATGACAGCTATGTAATTGACGTAAAATGACAGCTATGTAATGACGTATGGATGACAAGTTGATATTTGtaagaaatcaaaattaaaactatttctattaaataaataattaacaagtggatttaagtgaagtgaagtttaattaataatgccgcgaccaagacgatcgaatctttcccgacaaagccgtaatgcaagaagaatacaaaatactgcaaatgaaaggactgaagaagaacaagaaattgCACGTGAACAGCGCCGCGATAGTATGGCTCGACTTCGTGCTTCTCAATCACGAGAGCAAAGTGAAGCAGCCCGTGAAACAGCTCGGTTGGCAATGCAGAATCGTCGAGCGAACAACAGAAGGCAACAAATAGATAATTTGCGACGCAGAACAAGATATTTAGCTGATTTGAATCGAGCAGCGTTTCGATACGATTGCAGCAATGATTACAGCTTGCATCCTAGCGTTTGCATTGGGCAAATGGACGTTGTTTGCGAGTATTGTGGTGCATTAAAGTTTTCCGGAGAAACGCTGGATTATGCTGCCTTAATGGTAAAGTGAAATTGCCAGTGTTGACTCCGCCACATGAGCCATTGTATTCATTGCTTTGTGGCGAAACACAAGAATCACGCCACTTTCTTGCAAATACTCGAAAATACAATAGTTGTttccaaatgacgtcatttggggcAGACATTATCGAAGAAGGAGGATTTAATCCGACATTTAAggtatttatttttgtacttacATAGAATGTAGTTAAAGAATAACTTACTTTATCTATTGGTATGTATTATATTTGCTAATACTGAACTCTACTCTCCCACAGAAAAAGTGTTTATAACCCAGTTAATACTGtctggtttttattttgtagatacaaggacagattcaCCATCGAATTGGATCATTACTACCTTTCGAAGATACAcagaataaatttttacaaatatatttcatGGGCAACATGGAAGAACAACTTGATCGACGCCTAGGGATCAATGCAGGAATGAAGCGAGCAATTATTCAAGACTTGCAGTGTCTGCTTCATGAACATCATGCGTTGGTCAGGTTGTTTAAGAGTGCTTTAGAGCGCATGCCAAATGATGACTATAAAGTTGTCATCAAAGCAGATAAACGACCATCTGGAACACATGAACGCACATTTAATGCTCCAACAGTAGACGAAGTTGCCATCCTGATTGTTGGTGAACAATTGGAAAAACGCGATATTGTGCTTACACGTCGCGATACTGGGCAACTGCAACaaatatgtaatatgtaatacccactgatgttttggcaaggagaagatggatattattttaatattaaaatgataAATCCATTGAATGGTAAAGTATCAGTATCTTAATAATGGTTAATGTCTGTATTATTTGTCTTTGAAAtggttaattatcaaatttttaatttcaggTGAAGAAACTACAAAGAAAGTTAGCTCAATGAACTATTATGCATATCGTTTGATGATTCGTCAAAATGCTGACAACTATTTGCTGCGGTTTCGTCGATTGTTTCAGCAGTATTGCGTTGACATGTATGTAAAAATAGAAACGGAACGTTTAACATTTCTTAGGTTGAACCAAGCCAAACTGCGTTCTGAGGAGTACATCCATTTACGTGATGCAGTTAGTACTGAAGGAAATGCAGCTAATATTGGTCGATTAACTATTCTGCCGGCGACGTACATTGGTAGCCCACGTCATATGCATGAATATGCACAAGATGCAATGACATATGTTCGTCATTACGGCCGGCCAGATCTCTTTATTACTTTTACCTGTAATCCAAAATGGATAGAAATTACTCAATTGCTGCTTCCCGGACAAACATCAAATGATAGACACGACATCACAGCACGTATATTCAGGCAAAAAATTCGGTCCCTGATGAACTTTATTGTTAAACAACGCGTCTTTGGAGATACTCGATGCTGGATGTATTCAATCGAATGGCAAAAGCGAGGCCTGCCGCACGCACACATTCTTATTTGGTTAGTGGAAAGAATTCAGCCTGACCAAATAGATGATATCATATGTGCCGAGATTCCTGATCATGAAGTCGATCCAGACCTACATGATGTTGTTACTACTAATATGATTCATGGACCGTGTGGTGCCATCAATCCCCAATCACCTTGCATGGTCGATGGAACGTGCTCTAAACGATATCCACGGAAATTAACGGCAGAGACTGTCACTGGCAACGATGGGTATCCGCTGTATCGGCGTCGATCACCAGATGACAACGGTCGAACTGTCACAACGAAAGTGAAAAGAATGGATTTCGTTGTCAACAACAGTTGGATTGTTCCATATTCGCCACTTATTTCTAAAACGTTCAAGACACATTGCAACGTTGAATACTGCAATTCAGTTaagtccataaaatatatttgcaaatatgtCACGAAAGGCAGTGATATGGCGGTTTTTGGATTGCAATCCTCAAATACCAACGATGAAATTTCACGCTATCAAGTTGGTCGTTATGTGAACTCTAATGAAGCGATTTGGCGTATATTCGCATTTCCAATTTACGAACGTCATCCTACTGTTATACATTTGGCGGTGCATCTGGAGAATGGTCAACGAGTATATTTCACGGCTTCGAATGCAACGCAACGTGCTGAAACACCTCCAGCAACTACATTGACCAGTTTTTTTGCAATCTGCCAAAGCGATCAGTTTGCACGAACTTTGCTTTACTCGGAGATGCCACGTTATTATACTTGGAATGCTTCATCCAAGAATTTTCAAAGACGGAAGCAAGGTGATGCGGTTCCTGAGTATCCAGATGTGCGTTCTACTGATGCTCTTGGTCGTATGTATACAGTTCATCCAAAGAATGATGAATGTTTCTATTTGCGGTTATTGCTGGTAAATGTGCGTGGGCCAACTTCATTTGAGACACTACGAACTGTTAATGGTGTAATATTCCCAACATATCGTGCTGCATGTGAAGAATTGAACTTATTAGAAAACGATACCCATTGGGATACGACAATCGCTGAAGCCATTATCTCTGCATCTCCAAGTCAGATACGCACATTATTCGCTAtcataatttcgacatgttttccaTCAAACCCATGTAACCTGTGGCACAAATACAAGGATAGTATGTCAGAAGATATTTTACATCAAAGTCGTGTCAGTTCCAGAAATCACGATATTGAGATGAATGAGGAGATACATAATCGTGCTTTACTCTTGATCGAAGATATGTGTTACCTCATGTGCGGTAATTTATTAATCAGGTTAGGAATGCCAGCGCCAAATCGTGAAATGAATGACGCATTTAATCGAGAATTGGAACGGGAACGTGAATATGATCACCAGGAATTAGATTTAGTAGTTCAAAGGAATGTACCCCTGTTGAATTACCAACAAAAGGAAGTTTATGATACTTTAATGAAGGCAATCGCTGATGAAAATGGTGGTTTATATTTCCTAGATGCCCCTGGTGGAACTGACAAGACATTCCTTATGTCATTAGTTTTAGCAACTGTTCGGGCGAGATCCAACATAGCGGTTGCAGTTGCTTCTTCTGGAATAGCAGCCACATTGTTAGAAGGATGCCGTACGGCTCATTCAGCATTCAAATTACCGTTAAATCTTCAAACTATTGAAGAACCAACGTGTAATATTGCAAAACACTCAGCAATGGCCAAAGTTTTAGCGGCATCGAAAATCATCATCTGGGACGAATGCACAATTGCTTGCCTGAAATCGTCAAATCTATGGCGCTATGTGAAGAAACTGCAGCTGACAACAAACATGAGAGTTACATTGCTTAATGATACATCTGCTGAAGATTTCTCGGAGCAATTGCTGACTATCGGTAATGGTCAAGTACCTGTCGATGAATCGAGCGGATTAATATCATTTCCAAataatttctgtaattttgtCTCATCAAAAGACGAACTTATCAACAATgtatttccaaatattatttctaactacaaaaataatgaatGGTTGAGTGAGCGAGCAATTTTAGCGGCTAAGAATAAAGATGTAGATGACCTGAActacataattcaaaataagatCATTGGAACAATGCATTCATTCAAATCTATTGACTGCGTCACAAATGAAGATGAAGCCACCAGCTatccaattgaatttttaaactctttgGACGTGCCTGGCTTACCACCGCACAATTTACGAATAAAGGTTGGCTCCGTAGTAATCATGCTTCGAAACATAAACCAACCAAAACTGTGCAACGGTACGCGTTTGGTGGTTAGTAAATTGATGAACAATGTAATTTACGCTACGATAATGATAGGAAAATTCAAAGGTGAGGAAGTTCTCATTCCGAGGATCCCGATGATCCCAACCGATATGCCGTTTGAATTTAAAAGTCTTCAATTTCCGATACGTCTTGCATTTGCCATGACCATCAACAAATCACAAGGCCAATCCTTAAAAGTTTGTGGTTTAAATCTAGAACATTCATGTTTTTCCCATGGTCAATTATACGTGGCATGTTCACGGGTCGGAAGACCATCTGCGTTGTTTGTTTTTGCGcttgataataaaacaaaaaatgtcgtGTATCACAAGGTACTTAAGTGAAGAGCAACCTATGtactaaaatacagaaataataatgaatgattaatgtagttatttaattttttttttgtattttttccaaaaaaaaaaacacaatctgcTTATTTATTGCCATTAAGGCGGAACAAAgttcgccgggtcagctagttTTTATTAAACCTATAAGATCTATTACAGATTACGTATGTTTGGTATATGGTATATAAGTCAGATAGTGTAAGTAATTTACGTAAACTTGATAGAATCTAATTTAAAGCTTTGAAAATTGTGTTAGGGTTGATGAAAAACACTCAAAATGAAGCCACACTGGTTCTAACTTCTGAAAACCCACTTTCATTAAGTAGAGAATATCTGGCAAGCAAATACTTCCGAATCCAACACTATCGGTGCACCTGTAATGTTAAAATAATCATTCAACTAAATACAGCTCATTTAACAACTACATTCTTCTTAAAAGACAATTCCCCACCACTTGTAAAAGCATTTGTAACTTGCAATGAACTTAAGTTAATAAATTCTCCTTATAATCCTATTAGAGAATCGTTGGACATACAAGACCTGACAAGTGTTCTTTCTACAAacattattattcctaaatacCCAACTGAATTTTGTCATAATACTCTTAAGGAGATCTTAAGTAACTAATCAGATTACATTGCAATCTATACAGAAGGGTCAAAATTAGTAACATGTACACCCAGTGCTTACTTTGTATCAAAAATGAAGactaaaaaagcatttaattgaaataattaatCCAGCATCTTTTCCGCTGAAGCATCTCTGTATTTcgtcttaaaatttcttttgagTTTCGGGTCTTTTCAGTTTTCCCGGATCTAGAATTTTATTTCTTGGTTGATTTTCTGTTGCCTGTTGACTCATCCTACGTCTGAAGGATGTCGTGAGTTTGTTAATGAATCCGATGataatttataaaacatttttagaGAGTAATTATTAAAAATCGTTTTTGCTATTCCACCTGGTATTTCATTTATTTAGGTATTGCTACCAGCTTGATACTCTAAACAGATAATAGTGTATAAAATGAGTAGTTGCTCCAAACATGGATGTAAAACAAGATACTACTTAAATAGAAAcacttattttaaacaataataccctTAATTTGTAGATTATGATGTAATAGAAACTGCATTGCTCTAGGACATTTTCCCTTTTAGAAAATAGATTAAAGTAATGAATCGATCTTATCTGATTTTATGGATATAAATCATTTTGTTTATGAGAGTGCGATGTTGCATACATTATACATATTATGTATCTTGTCATTTGAATATTCTAAATGACTATCTCATTTCTTATCACAAAATCTTACATCTCATTTGACTATTTTATAATTAGTTACTAAAAGCGTCATGTTATTGAGTATAATGCACTATTGCAATCTGTTCTAAGAATTATACAACTTATTTTTACAACTTAATAAATCTTCATAAGTATGATTTAACCacaaatattattagaaatatctgaATATGTTCTGGTTGGTCTTTAAACTATTTAGCAGCATTACTCCGTTTCCTTtcaattttgtgttttattttggACTTTTGCTGTATGTAACTATGACATGAACACCCAGAGCAAATGACCAATAGCCACGGGAACTAAGAAGTTTTTTACAAGAAGGCCTAAGATATAAATAGATTATGTCAAAACAGAaggtaatatatatttttttttatttaataaaactccaacaggaatcctatgattattgctatctgatcattcactatgatcaataagcaagttagttctatatacaaaatattacaaaaaacttatctaaggttacattcagcaatattccttaggctctaatacattatagtactactagctaacgtgtacacgttagccgcactttgctctgctttttcactttcactcgcttatagcactaactcaaacggcttcgttctcttaagtcttcttatctggttggcgttgtctaggagtttgatggcctcgacattcacgtggttggagagcctttgtttatgactctcggcaaacttacttattgtctggataaccgtatccatctggaggtctcgatgaagatcacagtttctgaagtaccatggagcgttaacgatgttccttaataatttattctgatatcgttgtataatctggatgttactttcttttgtacAGCCCCATAGCTGCATCCCATATGTCTAATTGGTTTAAGGACTTGcttatacaataacaataattTGTTATATGTAGACAGAGTGGATTTTTTTTTCCATCAACCAGTACATCTTTCTGaacttaatttttaattcttcttttttttcttaaaatgtgctttccaacgtagcttggaatacaatgtcatacccaaatattttgcagttttTGCATAAGttatttggtttctatttatactaactgggatatgttgttctcttttgttagtaaaattgacatgaacagattttgtttcattcaatttGATACGCCATCGCCTGGTCCAGATGTTAATTTGTTCAACAGAGTTCTGTAGCATGGTTGCTGCATCCTCGTGGTTTTTTCCGACTGCTAAAATGcatgtgtcgtctgcaaatgtctcaattgtgttaggttctaatgatggaatatcgctggtatagagcaggtatagcactggccccaggacacttccttgtggaactATAGCTTTAACTTCTCTTAATTCTGAATATGCTTCCTCATATTTAACTCGGAAGTATCTGTCAGATATATATGATTCTAGTAGTTCAGAATATTGTTTTGATAAGTAGCAtctcattttatgatataatcTGTCATGCCACACTTTGTCAGAAGGTAATATGATCAACCATTTTATCTCTAAAAACAAGTTAACAATGAATGGACTTTTGCTTTCCAGGTTGCTGATCTTTCTATTAGGTTAAGCTCCTGAGCAGCTTAACTTAGCTTTGTGGAGCAGCAATAACAACAATTAACAAcactaattaataaaattataaaacacaataaaataccggaagaatggagaacgagcgaactaactctactattcaaaaaaggagataaaaaacagccagaaaactacagaggtataaactttttaaatactaCGCTAAGTGCTACTAGTGCTAATAAATTTGTTTGGCAGTTTGGCAGATGAACAAcggggttttcgtagtggaagatcgtgtacaaatgcaatattcgttataaagcaaattactgagaaatcttcttcttctttgggtgccgtgtccgtattcagacgttggccgtcatcatgtttacaatttcctgaaacctttctctgtcggctgctgcgcgaaataattattctactgagaaatcactaaagTATAATAGACCTTTGTCTAGAATAGTGTCTGATTGctctaaagaaagcgtttgacagagtaagactgaaagatgtaatccattttttgtataatagagaagttcccctaaatattataaaaactatcgaaaacatctaccaaaacaacaaaatggaagtcagaatagatgaacaacttacagaacctatagaaataggcccCATGCCCCATAGAAATTGATCCCCATGCTCTCaaaatttgatcatggatgaaatcgtcaaaagcgttaacaaagaaggaggatacagaatggaaaacaaagaaataaaaatactctattaagcagacgacgcaatattgatagcccata harbors:
- the LOC140431551 gene encoding uncharacterized protein; amino-acid sequence: MARLRASQSREQSEAARETARLAMQNRRANNRRQQIDNLRRRTRYLADLNRAAFRYDCSNDYSLHPSVCIGQMDVVCEYCGALKFSGETLDYAALMIQGQIHHRIGSLLPFEDTQNKFLQIYFMGNMEEQLDRRLGINAGMKRAIIQDLQCLLHEHHALVRLFKSALERMPNDDYKVVIKADKRPSGTHERTFNAPTVDEVAILIVGEQLEKRDIVLTRRDTGQLQQICEETTKKVSSMNYYAYRLMIRQNADNYLLRFRRLFQQYCVDMYVKIETERLTFLRLNQAKLRSEEYIHLRDAVSTEGNAANIGRLTILPATYIGSPRHMHEYAQDAMTYVRHYGRPDLFITFTCNPKWIEITQLLLPGQTSNDRHDITARIFRQKIRSLMNFIVKQRVFGDTRCWMYSIEWQKRGLPHAHILIWLVERIQPDQIDDIICAEIPDHEVDPDLHDVVTTNMIHGPCGAINPQSPCMVDGTCSKRYPRKLTAETVTGNDGYPLYRRRSPDDNGRTVTTKVKRMDFVVNNSWIVPYSPLISKTFKTHCNVEYCNSVKSIKYICKYVTKGSDMAVFGLQSSNTNDEISRYQVGRYVNSNEAIWRIFAFPIYERHPTVIHLAVHLENGQRVYFTASNATQRAETPPATTLTSFFAICQSDQFARTLLYSEMPRYYTWNASSKNFQRRKQGDAVPEYPDVRSTDALGRMYTVHPKNDECFYLRLLLVNVRGPTSFETLRTVNGVIFPTYRAACEELNLLENDTHWDTTIAEAIISASPSQIRTLFAIIISTCFPSNPCNLWHKYKDSMSEDILHQSRVSSRNHDIEMNEEIHNRALLLIEDMCYLMCGNLLIRLGMPAPNREMNDAFNRELEREREYDHQELDLVVQRNVPLLNYQQKEVYDTLMKAIADENGGLYFLDAPGGTDKTFLMSLVLATVRARSNIAVAVASSGIAATLLEGCRTAHSAFKLPLNLQTIEEPTCNIAKHSAMAKVLAASKIIIWDECTIACLKSSNLWRYVKKLQLTTNMRVTLLNDTSAEDFSEQLLTIGNGQVPVDESSGLISFPNNFCNFVSSKDELINNVFPNIISNYKNNEWLSERAILAAKNKDVDDLNYIIQNKIIGTMHSFKSIDCVTNEDEATSYPIEFLNSLDVPGLPPHNLRIKVGSVVIMLRNINQPKLCNGTRLVVSKLMNNVIYATIMIGKFKGEEVLIPRIPMIPTDMPFEFKSLQFPIRLAFAMTINKSQGQSLK